A genomic region of Rheinheimera sp. MMS21-TC3 contains the following coding sequences:
- the ppc gene encoding phosphoenolpyruvate carboxylase, which yields MDQYAALRANVNLMGTQLGDTIRNQLGEKVLQRVEQIRLLSKASRQGNEQQAEQLKTVLTSLSDDELLPVARAFSQFLNLANLAEQHHTISKAGQNSIEKPQPIDELLAQLAQHKIPAEQVVAAAESLSIELVLTAHPTEVSRRTLIHKLSEIAGCLQQLEQQLDTEQQQQIQQRMFELISQAWRTNEIRQQRPTPVDEAKSGFAVIETSLWQAIPDFLRQLDGKLTSAIGQGIAIDATPIKFSSWMGGDRDGNPFVTAEVTQQVLLLSRWKAADLFINDLQLLSSELSMSEANTELKAITEEAEPYRAVLNKLKKQLEATRQWLTNTLKGELTAKPADIIWHNQQLIEPLLLCYQSLIDCGMPVIANSKLLDTLRRAYTFGVCLLKLDIRQDAQRHTDVFSELTQYLGLGDYASWQESEKQQFLLTELSSRRPLFGKDWQPSADVQQVLDTCAIVAEHGPEALSTYVISMAGKPSDVLAVQLLLKQAGAQFSMPIAPLFETLADLENAPNCMAQLLAIASYRSYINNIQEVMIGYSDSAKDAGVFAAAWAQYQAQEALVAICQQAKVQLTLFHGRGGTIGRGGGPAHAAILSQPPGSLVGGLRVTEQGEMIRFKFGLPKLAQRSLALYASAVLEGLLLPPPAPKASWRELMQQLADDSCQAYRAVVREDKAFVTYFRAATPEQELGQLPLGSRPAKRNAGGGVESLRAIPWIFAWSQNRLMLPAWLGAGAALANAVQTNQSTLDEMQQQWPFFATRLSMLEMVLLKADSDIAAYYDSVLVPAELQYFGSQLRQQLADDKKLLLQLIHSDTLMAKEDWIRESIMLRNTYVDPLHILQVELLHRVRQPAQQHKPEINHALMITMAGIAAGMRNSG from the coding sequence ATGGATCAGTATGCAGCGTTGCGAGCTAATGTAAATTTAATGGGCACCCAGTTAGGCGATACCATTCGTAACCAATTGGGCGAAAAAGTGTTGCAGCGGGTAGAACAAATTCGTTTATTATCTAAAGCCTCACGCCAAGGCAATGAACAGCAAGCTGAACAGTTAAAAACAGTTTTAACCTCATTAAGCGATGATGAACTATTACCAGTAGCACGCGCATTTTCGCAATTTTTAAATTTAGCTAACTTAGCCGAGCAGCATCATACTATAAGTAAAGCGGGGCAAAATAGTATTGAAAAACCGCAGCCCATTGATGAGCTGTTAGCGCAGCTGGCGCAACATAAAATACCGGCTGAGCAAGTTGTTGCTGCTGCGGAGTCATTATCCATAGAGCTTGTATTAACTGCGCATCCAACCGAAGTGTCACGACGAACTTTAATCCATAAGCTGTCTGAAATTGCCGGCTGTTTACAACAATTAGAGCAACAGCTTGATACTGAGCAACAGCAGCAAATCCAGCAACGGATGTTCGAGCTAATTAGCCAAGCATGGCGTACTAATGAAATTAGACAGCAGCGACCTACACCTGTTGATGAAGCAAAGTCTGGTTTTGCGGTAATTGAAACCTCGTTATGGCAGGCTATTCCTGACTTTCTACGCCAGCTCGATGGCAAACTAACCAGCGCTATTGGCCAAGGCATTGCTATTGATGCCACCCCTATTAAATTTTCGTCATGGATGGGCGGAGATCGTGATGGCAATCCTTTTGTTACAGCAGAGGTTACGCAACAGGTTTTACTGCTTAGTCGCTGGAAAGCCGCTGATTTATTTATTAACGACTTGCAACTGTTAAGTAGTGAACTTTCCATGTCAGAGGCTAATACTGAATTAAAGGCTATTACTGAGGAAGCAGAGCCTTATCGAGCAGTACTTAATAAATTAAAAAAACAGCTAGAAGCAACTCGGCAGTGGTTAACTAATACGTTAAAGGGTGAACTAACAGCAAAGCCGGCAGACATTATTTGGCATAACCAGCAGTTAATCGAGCCGTTATTACTATGCTATCAGTCACTAATAGACTGCGGCATGCCGGTTATAGCGAACAGTAAGCTGCTCGATACCTTACGTCGTGCTTATACCTTTGGGGTTTGTTTGCTAAAGCTCGATATTCGTCAAGATGCGCAACGTCATACCGATGTTTTTAGTGAGTTAACACAATATTTAGGTTTAGGCGATTACGCCAGTTGGCAGGAGTCAGAAAAGCAACAGTTTTTGTTAACTGAGCTAAGCAGCCGTCGGCCTTTATTTGGTAAAGATTGGCAACCTAGTGCCGATGTGCAACAAGTGCTAGATACCTGCGCTATAGTAGCCGAGCATGGCCCTGAGGCGCTAAGTACCTATGTTATTTCAATGGCCGGAAAGCCATCCGATGTGTTAGCGGTGCAGCTATTGCTAAAACAGGCTGGCGCCCAGTTCTCTATGCCAATAGCGCCATTATTTGAAACCTTAGCCGATTTAGAGAATGCGCCCAACTGTATGGCGCAATTACTGGCCATTGCTAGCTATCGCAGTTATATCAATAATATTCAAGAAGTGATGATTGGCTACTCTGATTCCGCCAAAGATGCCGGCGTCTTTGCTGCGGCTTGGGCGCAGTATCAAGCGCAAGAAGCCTTAGTAGCAATTTGTCAGCAAGCTAAAGTGCAGCTAACTCTTTTCCATGGTCGAGGTGGCACTATTGGCCGGGGAGGTGGTCCTGCCCATGCTGCTATTTTGTCTCAACCCCCGGGTTCATTGGTCGGTGGTTTAAGAGTGACTGAACAAGGCGAAATGATCCGCTTTAAGTTTGGCTTGCCCAAACTAGCGCAGCGCAGCTTAGCGTTATATGCCAGTGCAGTATTAGAAGGCTTACTATTACCACCGCCTGCGCCTAAAGCTAGCTGGCGCGAGTTAATGCAGCAATTAGCGGATGATTCTTGTCAGGCCTACCGAGCTGTAGTGCGTGAAGATAAAGCTTTTGTTACTTATTTTCGAGCTGCCACTCCAGAACAAGAGCTAGGTCAGCTACCCTTAGGTAGTCGGCCAGCAAAGCGTAATGCCGGGGGCGGCGTTGAAAGTTTACGTGCTATTCCGTGGATTTTTGCTTGGTCACAAAACCGTTTAATGTTACCAGCTTGGCTAGGTGCTGGCGCTGCTTTAGCTAATGCAGTACAGACTAATCAATCCACTTTAGATGAAATGCAGCAACAGTGGCCCTTTTTTGCTACCCGTTTATCTATGCTAGAAATGGTGTTGTTAAAAGCAGATAGCGATATAGCAGCTTATTATGACAGCGTGTTAGTGCCCGCTGAGTTGCAGTATTTCGGCAGTCAATTAAGGCAACAACTTGCTGATGATAAAAAGCTATTATTACAGCTTATTCATAGTGACACCTTAATGGCGAAAGAAGACTGGATCCGCGAGTCAATAATGTTGCGCAACACCTATGTCGACCCGCTGCATATTTTACAAGTAGAGCTATTACATCGAGTAAGGCAACCAGCACAACAGCATAAGCCAGAAATTAACCATGCCTTGATGATCACTATGGCCGGTATAGCTGCAGGTATGCGTAATTCAGGTTAG
- a CDS encoding lanthionine synthetase LanC family protein, with protein MPQKYLSDIVHVLDAINQDLQTADYNDVPPGIISGVAGHILFLYEYYQFAKKPEVELAVQQRFSWLEEQIEDLQDNSTFSYGLPGIGWLYEYLLSHQASIDPDSAYDGTVNNSTDIWLQTHILNEPWQTEIEFIQGIAGLAPYIARRAKYQPNHILIEKFLQQVELLSESTLEGLKWPTPEGSPYILLNGKQESEVNLGLAHGMPAILAALLSLAGVSSYSDRIKPLLDQGINWLYKQQQPIEVGSYYGYAVGENECSRLGWCYGDLPLALIFARAGRLLNNEKWLNFGKDIALHTSKRRDNKAGIRDAGLCHGSVGLALIFKLINEFYHLEELKSAQEYWLQDALQRFEKNGVEGLKPFREPGSEAEKLPTQDFLGGTSGVGLGLLALISNRQDWADALLLA; from the coding sequence ATGCCTCAAAAATACCTTTCTGATATTGTGCATGTGTTAGATGCAATTAATCAAGATTTACAAACTGCTGATTATAACGACGTACCGCCGGGGATAATTAGTGGCGTAGCGGGACATATTTTATTTTTATATGAATATTACCAGTTTGCTAAAAAGCCAGAAGTAGAGCTAGCCGTGCAACAGCGCTTTAGTTGGCTAGAAGAGCAAATAGAAGATTTACAAGACAATAGTACTTTTAGCTATGGTTTACCTGGAATAGGCTGGTTATATGAATACTTACTTAGCCATCAGGCTAGTATAGATCCTGATTCCGCTTATGATGGAACTGTTAATAACAGCACAGATATTTGGCTGCAGACTCATATCTTAAATGAGCCTTGGCAGACTGAGATAGAGTTTATTCAAGGCATAGCTGGCCTAGCACCTTATATCGCCCGTCGGGCTAAGTATCAGCCTAATCATATTTTAATAGAGAAGTTTTTACAGCAAGTAGAGCTGCTCTCAGAAAGCACACTTGAAGGGTTAAAATGGCCAACCCCTGAAGGCTCTCCCTACATTCTATTAAATGGTAAGCAAGAAAGTGAAGTTAACCTAGGGCTTGCTCATGGTATGCCAGCTATTCTTGCCGCGTTATTATCTTTAGCTGGCGTTTCATCCTACTCTGATCGCATCAAGCCACTTTTAGATCAAGGCATAAACTGGCTTTATAAACAGCAGCAGCCCATTGAGGTAGGGAGTTACTATGGTTATGCAGTCGGAGAAAATGAATGCTCTAGATTAGGCTGGTGTTATGGCGACTTGCCTTTAGCATTAATTTTTGCTCGTGCTGGGCGTTTACTCAACAATGAAAAATGGCTGAACTTTGGGAAAGACATAGCATTACATACGAGTAAGCGACGAGATAATAAAGCGGGCATTAGGGATGCTGGCTTATGCCATGGCAGTGTTGGTCTGGCATTGATATTCAAGCTGATAAACGAATTTTATCATTTAGAAGAATTAAAATCAGCTCAAGAGTATTGGTTGCAAGATGCGCTTCAGCGCTTTGAAAAAAATGGAGTTGAAGGGTTAAAGCCTTTTAGAGAACCAGGATCAGAAGCTGAGAAATTGCCGACTCAAGACTTTTTAGGCGGCACTAGCGGGGTGGGCTTAGGTTTGTTAGCGCTTATCTCAAACAGACAAGATTGGGCTGATGCTCTGCTGTTAGCATAA
- a CDS encoding lantibiotic dehydratase has product MSSNVECVADFFVVRVPRLSLAQFKQLPTSEQAVVDYLTHWLASPEAEEAIYLASPSLVERIGQWREKPYSKTGQKVTTALLKYFIRMSCRPTPFGLFAGISLGHFTDRSLITPANLQLDKRKTRLDMFYLATIQQQWAQSDAGQQAVNFIPNTTLYQLGSFLHYIEPYQSSSQRQYRLSSVEHDEALHAMLQLADGGKSKQALIEQFCQLYPSVDQEDVEAYIQQLIQERVLMADLKLPLTSGYPDKAFVQALLNANNTDDGLVLQAALKKLDALDQQTVVKPEDYQAIVQHLKQLPYAVSENKLFQTDVKRTLQVAQLDTGIQAVLKKTVLALQSQMPVSENPLINFITNFNQRFEGQAVPLLKLLDEDVGISFSNDTGYETPLLAGINIANNQRSKTAEPENSLSIKLLHKLNANSKVSNILQLSSDEMLKDAKSAELWQQMPASFAANISCYRNASGERLIHLHGCTGPSGANLLGRFCHLDEALKQQVISHFEAEEALSKNAVFAEVVHMPDGRPGNVIARPQLRQYEIVFLADTELADEKQISVQDLYAFVEGNEVKLWSKRLKKLVIPRLTSAHNYSDRSLSIYHFLCMLQHQQAELPFYQSPTFIEQMDRQPRVQLDNVILSEAKWRIERSLLEALVKKDIWQENAWAELKHRYQLPRYVCYAIHDNVLTIDLHNPILIKILLAETKGQLQVTLKESLAMQYQSEVASEEGDFAHEFIVPILNTKARPLDILYGELDKMLDMTIQRQFIPGSEWLSVKIYAAASTAELLLNEALTDFLAFCKQQGMLKQWFFIRYSDPDWHLRLRILGEPESLYSKVLPLLHNYLSEWVESQRVRKVEIFTYQREIERYGGDRGIELAEQVFQHDSEFVLQTVSLIQNYGESIRTRMALLGVNAMLDAFSYSLDRKLEIMTQLRTAFGLEFKEHSHLRNQLGAKYREYQKQIQADFNAEYKQAVEQPLQQMLTFKQQLIENVKPLANQILAEQQQGQLSCTTDNLLHSLLHMFCNRIFKTYGREQEFVIYDFLRRLYLSEVAKQKASDSKLKSKVG; this is encoded by the coding sequence ATGAGTAGTAATGTTGAGTGCGTAGCTGATTTTTTTGTTGTAAGGGTGCCAAGATTAAGCTTAGCGCAATTTAAGCAACTGCCTACAAGTGAGCAAGCTGTAGTTGATTATCTAACTCATTGGCTTGCATCGCCTGAAGCTGAAGAGGCTATTTATTTAGCGAGCCCATCCTTAGTTGAACGAATTGGGCAATGGCGCGAAAAACCTTATAGCAAAACAGGTCAAAAAGTCACTACAGCATTATTAAAGTATTTTATCCGTATGAGCTGTAGGCCTACCCCTTTTGGTTTATTTGCTGGTATTTCTCTAGGGCACTTTACTGACCGAAGCTTAATTACACCGGCAAATTTACAGTTGGATAAGCGCAAAACCCGCCTAGATATGTTTTATTTAGCCACTATTCAGCAGCAATGGGCACAAAGTGACGCAGGTCAGCAAGCTGTAAACTTTATACCTAATACTACGCTATATCAATTAGGTTCATTTCTACATTATATAGAGCCTTATCAATCATCTTCACAGCGGCAATATAGGCTAAGTTCAGTTGAGCATGACGAGGCATTGCATGCAATGTTACAGCTTGCTGATGGAGGGAAATCAAAGCAAGCGTTAATCGAGCAGTTTTGTCAGCTATATCCTAGTGTCGACCAAGAAGATGTAGAAGCTTATATTCAACAGTTGATTCAAGAGCGAGTGTTAATGGCAGACTTAAAATTGCCTTTAACTAGCGGTTATCCAGATAAAGCCTTTGTTCAAGCATTATTAAATGCTAATAACACGGATGATGGCTTGGTATTACAGGCTGCACTTAAAAAGTTAGACGCCCTAGATCAGCAAACAGTTGTAAAACCGGAAGATTATCAAGCTATAGTGCAGCATTTGAAGCAATTACCCTATGCGGTTTCAGAAAATAAACTGTTTCAAACTGATGTAAAGCGCACTCTTCAAGTAGCACAATTAGACACAGGCATACAGGCTGTCTTGAAAAAAACTGTGTTGGCATTGCAATCACAAATGCCAGTATCAGAGAACCCACTTATAAATTTTATTACCAATTTTAATCAACGTTTTGAAGGCCAAGCGGTTCCATTACTTAAATTACTAGACGAAGATGTTGGGATATCATTTTCTAATGATACTGGCTATGAGACTCCTCTTTTAGCTGGAATTAATATTGCAAATAATCAGCGAAGTAAAACGGCTGAGCCTGAAAACTCATTAAGTATCAAGCTACTTCATAAGCTTAATGCTAATAGCAAGGTGTCAAATATATTACAGCTTAGTAGCGATGAGATGCTTAAAGATGCGAAAAGTGCAGAGTTATGGCAGCAAATGCCAGCTTCATTTGCAGCAAACATTAGTTGCTATAGAAATGCAAGTGGCGAACGGCTAATACATTTGCATGGTTGCACTGGCCCATCTGGGGCAAACTTACTAGGGCGGTTTTGTCACTTAGATGAAGCATTAAAGCAGCAAGTAATTTCTCATTTTGAAGCTGAAGAAGCTTTATCTAAAAATGCTGTTTTTGCTGAAGTTGTGCATATGCCAGATGGAAGGCCAGGCAATGTTATTGCTCGACCGCAATTAAGGCAATATGAAATAGTATTTTTAGCAGACACTGAACTAGCTGATGAAAAACAAATTTCGGTACAAGATCTGTATGCGTTTGTGGAAGGCAATGAAGTTAAGCTTTGGTCAAAACGTTTAAAAAAGTTGGTGATACCACGTTTAACCTCAGCGCATAATTACTCAGATAGAAGTTTAAGTATTTATCACTTTCTATGTATGTTGCAACATCAGCAAGCAGAGTTGCCGTTTTATCAATCCCCTACCTTTATAGAGCAAATGGATCGACAACCTAGGGTACAGCTTGATAATGTAATTTTATCTGAAGCTAAATGGCGAATTGAACGCTCATTACTAGAGGCGTTAGTTAAGAAAGATATTTGGCAAGAAAATGCATGGGCAGAATTAAAGCATCGTTATCAATTACCTCGCTATGTTTGCTACGCTATTCACGATAATGTTTTAACGATAGATCTACATAACCCTATTTTAATCAAAATTTTATTGGCCGAAACAAAAGGCCAGCTACAAGTTACCCTTAAAGAGTCGTTAGCGATGCAATATCAAAGTGAAGTTGCTAGTGAAGAAGGGGACTTTGCCCATGAGTTTATCGTGCCTATTTTAAACACTAAAGCTAGACCACTTGATATTTTATATGGTGAGCTGGATAAAATGCTAGATATGACAATACAGCGTCAATTTATTCCTGGCTCTGAGTGGCTTAGCGTTAAAATTTATGCCGCTGCAAGTACCGCTGAACTACTTTTAAATGAAGCACTTACAGACTTTTTGGCTTTCTGCAAACAGCAGGGAATGTTAAAGCAATGGTTTTTTATTCGTTATAGCGATCCCGATTGGCATTTACGGTTGCGAATATTAGGAGAGCCCGAGAGCTTATATAGTAAAGTGCTCCCGCTATTACATAACTATTTATCTGAATGGGTAGAGAGCCAACGTGTGCGCAAGGTTGAAATCTTCACTTATCAACGTGAAATTGAGCGTTATGGTGGTGATAGAGGAATAGAGCTAGCAGAGCAGGTATTTCAGCATGATAGCGAGTTTGTGCTGCAAACAGTTTCTTTAATACAAAACTATGGTGAATCTATAAGAACGCGTATGGCTCTACTAGGCGTAAATGCTATGTTGGATGCATTTTCTTATAGCTTAGATCGTAAATTAGAAATAATGACTCAACTGCGTACTGCTTTTGGCTTAGAGTTTAAGGAGCATAGCCATTTACGTAATCAGTTAGGTGCTAAGTATCGTGAGTATCAAAAACAAATACAGGCTGACTTTAACGCGGAGTATAAGCAAGCTGTTGAGCAACCATTACAGCAAATGTTAACTTTTAAACAACAGTTAATTGAAAACGTTAAACCATTAGCTAATCAAATACTGGCTGAGCAACAGCAAGGGCAGCTTAGTTGTACTACCGATAACTTATTGCATTCTTTATTGCATATGTTCTGTAACCGTATATTTAAAACGTATGGCCGTGAGCAAGAATTTGTTATTTATGACTTTTTAAGACGTTTATACTTATCTGAGGTGGCGAAACAAAAAGCAAGTGACAGTAAGCTTAAATCAAAAGTAGGGTAA
- a CDS encoding HlyD family secretion protein, with protein sequence MKSIFREQVLTQQTSRMQGEVSLVQVPSFVWLTGLITVIVVSSLIFLLASNYSRKAVVFGALQPEQGIIRVQTSQAGTVKQLLVQEGDKVEAGEPLLQLTMQHFSSEDTELSASLQKELTAILVNLQQQKQQEIEKYRIKQQDSNEQIASVEERLKQIAQQQAIFQQRLDLNQKLVQQISQLSGTGYISTLELDRQRDTLLSLQQQGQALESEELSLKEQLKQQQNILQQLPLEQHASLTSIDNQMSELRNQLTRLQHEQTSIITAPKSGTVSGILPKSGHFMDSGSIVLSLIPEGAELEAIVYVPTQSIAFVEPNQDVRLRFHAFPYERFGVQQGKVREVSHTVLLPEEVTDTTIKEPSYRVRIKLSSQQIYAYNRALQLRAGMTLDADVVTEQRSLLQWLFDPIYSIKGQL encoded by the coding sequence ATGAAATCAATTTTCCGTGAGCAAGTATTAACGCAGCAGACATCACGGATGCAGGGTGAAGTCAGTTTAGTACAGGTTCCATCCTTTGTCTGGCTGACAGGGCTAATAACAGTCATTGTTGTTAGCTCATTAATATTTTTGTTGGCTTCTAATTATAGCCGTAAAGCTGTCGTTTTCGGTGCCTTGCAGCCTGAGCAGGGGATTATTAGAGTACAAACGTCTCAAGCTGGTACTGTAAAGCAATTATTAGTACAAGAAGGCGATAAAGTAGAGGCTGGGGAACCTTTGTTGCAATTAACTATGCAGCATTTCTCCTCAGAGGATACAGAGCTGTCTGCGTCATTACAAAAAGAGTTAACGGCAATTTTAGTTAACTTACAGCAACAAAAGCAGCAAGAGATAGAAAAATATCGAATTAAACAGCAAGATAGCAATGAACAGATTGCTAGTGTAGAAGAGCGATTAAAACAAATAGCACAGCAACAAGCTATTTTTCAGCAGCGTCTAGACTTAAATCAAAAGTTAGTTCAGCAGATCTCGCAGTTATCGGGCACAGGTTATATTTCTACTTTAGAATTAGACCGACAACGAGATACCTTGTTGTCGCTACAACAGCAAGGTCAAGCGCTTGAGAGTGAAGAGTTAAGCTTAAAAGAGCAGCTAAAGCAGCAGCAAAATATATTGCAACAATTGCCACTTGAACAACACGCCTCATTAACTTCGATAGACAACCAAATGTCGGAATTACGTAATCAGTTAACACGGTTACAGCATGAACAAACTAGTATCATAACAGCGCCAAAGTCAGGCACGGTTAGCGGTATCTTACCTAAATCGGGGCACTTTATGGATTCGGGCAGTATTGTTTTAAGTTTGATTCCTGAAGGTGCGGAGTTAGAAGCTATAGTGTATGTGCCAACGCAGTCTATTGCTTTTGTTGAGCCTAATCAGGATGTTAGATTGCGATTTCATGCCTTTCCTTATGAACGATTTGGCGTGCAGCAAGGTAAGGTGCGAGAAGTGAGTCATACAGTGTTATTGCCCGAAGAGGTGACAGATACGACAATAAAGGAACCGAGTTACCGTGTTCGGATTAAATTGTCGTCTCAGCAAATTTATGCTTATAACAGAGCATTACAATTAAGAGCCGGTATGACACTAGATGCAGACGTAGTGACGGAGCAACGAAGCTTATTGCAATGGCTGTTCGATCCAATATATAGCATTAAAGGGCAGCTATAA
- a CDS encoding peptidase domain-containing ABC transporter, protein MQAITEKLSFWQGDSLPIINQTEAAECGLACLAMIAHYHGHKASLNELRQKFSISIEGCTLLDLMNFSEKLNLSSRPLRIELEDLPALQLPCILHWDLNHFVVLKSVHAKYIVIHDPASGVRKVSIDEASKSFTGIALELLPTNDFELKQGQSRLGLSHFWSKITGLKRSLVLLFTLSILLQVFTLISPYYMQLVVDDVIMTSDTSLLIVLALGFALVLLFEVMTSALREFVLLHFGNSMNIQMASNLFHHLIRLPLTYFEKRHMGDVVSRFGSLRQVRELLTTGMIEALIDGLMAIAILIVIVIYSPLLSMVVLVSVALYALFRMAMYNSLRAVSEQEILAGAKENSNFMETVRAIQTIKLFGSEAKREGIWQNHYVEATNQSIRLGIFDISYQTVNRLLFGIENIVVVYLAATLVLEGGFSTGMLFAFIAYKSQFMSQMARLIEKLIEFKMLSLHFERLGDIALTGKERVHPVQERKPVEVQGKLELRNISFAYSDVTNPVLQDLSLIIKPGESVALVGPSGCGKTTLMKIMLGLLLPCSGKVLVDDIPLNQLGLVNYRRQVAAVMQDDQLLSGSIRDNIVFFEEQYDMSWVEQCAQMAAVDKDIANMPMGYNSLIGDMGSALSGGQKQRILLARALYRKPKVLFLDEATSHLDTDTESIVSNAIKELKITRVVIAHRPETIASADRVINLKALV, encoded by the coding sequence ATGCAAGCAATAACAGAAAAACTTTCTTTCTGGCAAGGTGATAGCCTACCAATAATCAACCAAACAGAAGCAGCAGAGTGTGGTCTTGCTTGCTTGGCTATGATTGCTCATTACCATGGTCATAAAGCGAGTCTTAATGAGTTACGGCAGAAGTTTTCAATTTCAATAGAAGGCTGCACCTTACTGGACTTAATGAACTTTTCAGAAAAGTTAAACCTGTCTTCTCGGCCTTTACGCATAGAGCTAGAAGATTTACCAGCATTGCAACTACCTTGTATTTTACACTGGGATTTAAATCACTTTGTTGTTTTAAAGTCAGTACATGCTAAATATATCGTTATACATGACCCTGCCAGTGGCGTTCGAAAAGTAAGCATAGATGAAGCCAGTAAAAGCTTTACGGGTATAGCATTAGAATTACTACCTACTAACGACTTTGAATTAAAGCAAGGTCAAAGTCGTTTAGGCTTATCTCATTTTTGGTCCAAAATAACTGGTTTAAAGCGTTCATTAGTATTGCTATTTACGCTTTCCATTTTGTTGCAGGTATTTACCTTAATATCGCCTTATTATATGCAATTAGTGGTAGACGATGTCATTATGACCAGTGATACCAGTTTGCTTATTGTTTTAGCATTAGGCTTTGCCTTAGTACTGCTGTTTGAGGTGATGACCAGCGCACTACGAGAATTTGTTTTACTGCATTTTGGTAACTCTATGAATATCCAAATGGCCAGTAATTTGTTTCATCATTTAATTAGGTTACCGCTGACTTATTTTGAAAAGCGCCATATGGGAGATGTGGTATCACGATTTGGCTCTTTACGCCAAGTTCGTGAGTTGCTGACAACGGGTATGATAGAGGCTCTAATAGATGGTTTAATGGCCATTGCTATTTTGATTGTTATTGTTATTTATAGCCCACTTCTAAGTATGGTTGTGCTAGTTTCAGTAGCGCTGTATGCCTTATTTAGGATGGCTATGTATAACTCTTTACGCGCTGTTTCAGAGCAAGAAATACTGGCTGGAGCTAAAGAAAATTCTAACTTTATGGAGACGGTTCGCGCTATTCAAACCATCAAGTTGTTTGGCTCAGAAGCGAAGCGAGAAGGCATTTGGCAGAATCATTATGTTGAAGCAACTAACCAATCAATACGTTTAGGTATTTTTGATATTTCATATCAGACAGTGAATAGGTTACTGTTTGGTATTGAAAATATAGTAGTGGTTTATTTAGCGGCAACGCTTGTACTAGAGGGTGGCTTTAGTACCGGGATGTTATTTGCTTTTATTGCTTATAAAAGTCAATTTATGAGTCAGATGGCCCGGTTAATTGAGAAATTAATTGAATTTAAAATGCTGAGTTTACATTTTGAGCGTTTAGGTGATATTGCCCTAACTGGAAAAGAGCGAGTTCATCCAGTGCAAGAGCGTAAGCCTGTCGAGGTTCAGGGTAAACTTGAATTACGTAATATCAGTTTTGCGTATAGTGATGTTACTAATCCGGTGTTGCAGGATCTCTCTTTAATTATAAAGCCGGGCGAGTCAGTGGCATTAGTTGGCCCTTCAGGTTGTGGCAAAACAACCTTAATGAAAATAATGCTAGGCTTGTTATTACCCTGCTCTGGCAAAGTGCTGGTTGACGATATTCCATTGAATCAACTTGGTTTAGTGAATTATAGACGACAAGTGGCTGCAGTAATGCAAGATGATCAACTTCTGTCTGGTAGTATTAGAGATAATATTGTTTTCTTTGAAGAGCAATATGATATGTCTTGGGTTGAGCAATGCGCGCAAATGGCTGCGGTCGATAAAGATATAGCAAATATGCCAATGGGCTATAACAGCTTAATTGGCGATATGGGGTCTGCTTTATCTGGTGGTCAAAAACAGCGAATTTTATTGGCTCGTGCGCTTTATCGGAAGCCAAAAGTTTTATTTTTAGATGAAGCGACCAGTCACCTAGATACAGATACAGAATCTATTGTCAGTAACGCGATTAAAGAGCTTAAGATTACCCGAGTGGTGATTGCCCATCGGCCTGAAACCATAGCGTCTGCTGATCGTGTAATTAACTTAAAGGCTTTAGTTTAA